A stretch of the Arthrobacter sp. PAMC 25486 genome encodes the following:
- a CDS encoding ABC transporter ATP-binding protein gives MRSFPYKTAGKPDLRTPGKYLLWLAGAQRGTLWVAIMYGSLWTLCQAFTPYVLGQAIDQGILPGDFARLSVWVGLLVALTIVQSISATLRHRASVSNWLQAAYRSAQTVGHKVTRSGDALPQKFSTGEVVSTCASDAMRIGEIFDVAARLAGSVAGYLLVTFLVFQSSWQLGLVVLLGVPFCGAMLLFVIRPLQRRQKEQREAAGKMTALGADTVAGLRVLRGIGGEHIFVERYRERSRETQLAGNKVAYSLADLDAVQVLVVGAFSVAFTWIGALQAVSGQIEPGQLVALYGYAVFLVSPIRTAADAVSRFIRAHVGARRIIDVLATPSAVHDAGTTVPAPPSPSALVDSVSGVVVAPGGLSAIVSADPSQSAGLARRLGRFEDAVLREAEVRWGEQALHLMPLRDVRSRIVVSDAEPQLFTGTLREELDPSGVHSDAEIVAAIGVASAHDVLDGLEFGLDDEVTEKGRGFSGGQRQRLTLARAVLTEAEVLVLIEPTSAVDAHTEARIAEALRRARGTTGHTTVVVTASPLLLGAMDTVAFLQDGKLQAQGTHRHLLDTVPDYRKVVVRGEGMDGHGNSNGAAANGTSPTSTTADAAVGANATNGVGHLNDNGGEA, from the coding sequence GTGCGCTCCTTTCCCTATAAAACCGCTGGAAAGCCGGACCTCCGAACCCCCGGCAAGTATCTGCTGTGGCTGGCCGGTGCACAGCGCGGCACGCTGTGGGTGGCCATCATGTACGGCTCCCTCTGGACTCTGTGCCAGGCGTTCACCCCATACGTTTTGGGGCAGGCCATCGACCAGGGCATCCTGCCCGGCGATTTCGCCCGCCTCTCCGTTTGGGTGGGCCTGCTCGTGGCGCTCACCATCGTCCAATCAATCTCGGCCACCCTGCGTCACCGCGCCTCAGTGAGCAACTGGCTGCAGGCCGCCTACCGCTCCGCCCAAACCGTCGGCCACAAGGTCACCCGCAGCGGCGATGCGTTGCCGCAGAAATTCTCCACGGGCGAAGTTGTCTCCACCTGTGCCTCCGACGCCATGCGCATCGGCGAGATTTTCGACGTCGCCGCCCGCCTGGCAGGATCGGTGGCCGGCTACCTGCTGGTCACCTTCCTCGTCTTCCAGTCCTCCTGGCAGCTGGGTCTGGTGGTGCTGTTGGGTGTCCCCTTCTGCGGCGCCATGCTGTTGTTCGTGATCCGCCCGCTGCAGCGCCGCCAAAAGGAACAGCGCGAGGCTGCTGGCAAGATGACGGCCCTGGGCGCCGACACCGTGGCCGGGCTGCGGGTGCTGCGCGGCATCGGCGGCGAGCACATCTTCGTGGAGCGCTACCGTGAGCGTTCGCGGGAAACCCAGCTGGCCGGCAACAAGGTGGCGTATTCGCTGGCCGACCTCGATGCCGTGCAGGTCCTCGTGGTTGGCGCGTTCAGCGTCGCCTTCACCTGGATCGGCGCGCTGCAGGCCGTGTCCGGGCAGATCGAACCCGGCCAGCTCGTGGCACTGTACGGCTACGCGGTCTTCCTCGTCTCGCCCATCCGCACCGCCGCCGACGCCGTCTCCCGCTTCATCCGGGCCCATGTTGGCGCCCGCCGCATCATCGATGTCCTGGCCACCCCGTCAGCCGTGCACGACGCCGGAACAACAGTTCCAGCACCTCCCTCACCGAGCGCCTTGGTTGATTCGGTCTCGGGCGTGGTGGTCGCCCCGGGCGGGCTGAGCGCCATTGTTTCGGCCGATCCGTCCCAGTCGGCAGGTCTGGCCCGGCGGCTGGGACGCTTTGAGGACGCCGTGCTGCGTGAGGCCGAGGTGCGCTGGGGTGAGCAGGCGCTGCACCTGATGCCTTTGCGGGACGTGCGTTCACGCATTGTCGTCTCCGATGCCGAGCCCCAGCTTTTCACCGGCACCCTGCGCGAGGAGCTGGACCCCTCCGGGGTGCACAGTGATGCGGAAATCGTGGCCGCCATCGGCGTGGCCAGCGCGCACGATGTTCTTGACGGGCTGGAATTCGGCCTCGACGACGAAGTGACCGAGAAGGGCCGCGGCTTCTCCGGCGGGCAGCGCCAGCGCCTGACACTGGCCCGGGCGGTGCTGACGGAGGCCGAGGTGCTGGTCCTGATCGAACCGACCAGCGCCGTCGACGCCCACACGGAAGCAAGAATTGCCGAAGCCCTGCGCCGCGCGCGTGGGACAACGGGCCACACCACAGTTGTGGTCACGGCCAGCCCGCTGCTGCTCGGTGCCATGGACACCGTGGCGTTCCTGCAGGACGGGAAACTGCAGGCCCAGGGCACCCACCGCCACCTGCTCGACACGGTACCCGACTACCGCAAGGTAGTGGTCCGCGGCGAAGGCATGGACGGCCACGGAAACAGCAACGGAGCTGCCGCCAACGGCACGTCTCCCACCAGCACCACCGCTGACGCCGCGGTTGGCGCAAACGCAACAAACGGCGTCGGACATTTGAATGACAACGGAGGGGAGGCATAA
- a CDS encoding ABC transporter ATP-binding protein translates to MADTKLPVADSAQVKAEGLRLLRMHQKPLTAVVGLYVVAAIAGLAGPFLLGRLVDAISAGTTAGFVALVALSLAAFVVVQTVLARWARRKGMVLGEKVFAQLREEFMEQVTSLPLSTVERAGTGDLVSRTTNDVDAVSHTVRFGVPQVLVSVATIALTAAAAVFTSPLLALALLVGVPLLVPVTRWYLRRATPGYLAERESYAGLNGAITETIEGARTVDALSLGPHRRQRIDDALRNCFEKEKYTLGLRTVLFPVAEFSFWLPVAAVLLWGGWLASQDMVTTGMVATVALYAMQLIDPVDTLIMWIDEIQVGASSLARIVGIRNVQADRTATDAVPASEEILVDKARYAYRAGHDVLHGIDLELVPGERLAMVGPSGAGKSTLGRLLAGIDGPTSGSVTVGGVPLVDRPLDELRGEVALVTQEHHVFVGTLADNVRLGRAGASDAEIEKALADVGSLAWVRALPAGLATEVGSGSHTLTPAQAQELALARLVLADPHTLVLDEATSLIDPQAARDLEFSLSAVLSGRTVVAIAHRLHTAHDADRVAVVEAGRISELGTHDELVAQNGSYAALWNSWRQDA, encoded by the coding sequence ATGGCTGACACAAAACTGCCCGTGGCGGATTCCGCCCAGGTCAAGGCTGAGGGGCTGCGGCTGCTGCGCATGCACCAAAAGCCGCTGACCGCCGTCGTTGGTCTCTATGTGGTGGCCGCCATCGCAGGCCTGGCCGGCCCCTTCCTGCTGGGCCGGCTTGTCGACGCCATCAGCGCCGGCACCACGGCCGGGTTTGTTGCCCTGGTGGCGCTGAGCTTGGCCGCTTTCGTTGTGGTCCAGACGGTGCTGGCCAGGTGGGCGCGGCGCAAGGGCATGGTGCTCGGGGAGAAGGTGTTTGCCCAGCTCCGCGAGGAGTTCATGGAGCAGGTCACCTCGCTGCCGCTGTCCACCGTGGAGCGGGCTGGCACCGGGGACCTCGTCTCCCGCACCACGAACGATGTCGACGCCGTCTCGCACACCGTCCGCTTCGGCGTCCCGCAGGTCCTGGTCTCGGTGGCGACGATCGCACTGACGGCGGCGGCGGCCGTGTTCACCAGCCCGCTGCTGGCACTCGCGCTACTGGTGGGCGTTCCCCTCCTGGTTCCCGTCACGCGCTGGTACCTCAGGCGTGCGACACCGGGGTACCTCGCCGAGCGCGAAAGCTACGCCGGGCTCAACGGTGCCATCACCGAAACCATCGAGGGCGCCCGCACAGTTGACGCGCTCAGCCTCGGCCCGCACCGCCGCCAGCGGATCGACGACGCGCTGCGCAACTGCTTCGAGAAGGAAAAATACACGCTGGGCCTGCGCACAGTGCTGTTCCCCGTGGCGGAATTCTCCTTCTGGCTGCCCGTGGCCGCGGTGCTGCTGTGGGGCGGCTGGCTCGCCTCGCAGGATATGGTCACCACCGGCATGGTGGCCACTGTGGCGCTGTATGCCATGCAGCTGATCGACCCCGTGGACACGCTGATCATGTGGATCGACGAGATCCAGGTCGGAGCATCCTCGCTGGCCCGGATCGTGGGCATCCGCAACGTCCAGGCCGACCGCACCGCCACCGACGCCGTCCCCGCCAGCGAGGAAATCCTCGTGGACAAGGCCCGCTACGCCTACCGCGCCGGCCATGACGTGCTGCACGGGATCGACCTGGAGCTGGTGCCGGGGGAGCGGCTGGCCATGGTGGGGCCCTCCGGCGCGGGCAAATCCACGCTGGGCCGCCTGCTCGCCGGCATCGACGGACCCACTTCCGGCTCCGTCACGGTGGGCGGGGTGCCGCTGGTCGATCGGCCGCTGGATGAACTGCGCGGCGAGGTCGCCCTCGTCACCCAGGAGCACCACGTATTTGTCGGCACCCTGGCCGACAACGTCCGGCTGGGCAGGGCCGGCGCGTCGGATGCGGAGATTGAAAAGGCCCTGGCCGACGTCGGTTCCCTCGCCTGGGTGCGCGCCCTCCCCGCAGGGTTGGCCACCGAGGTTGGCTCCGGATCGCACACGCTGACGCCGGCGCAGGCGCAGGAACTGGCGCTGGCACGGCTGGTCCTGGCAGATCCGCACACCTTGGTGCTGGATGAGGCAACGTCGCTGATCGACCCGCAGGCCGCCCGCGACCTCGAGTTCTCGCTCAGCGCCGTCCTGTCCGGGCGGACGGTGGTGGCGATTGCGCACCGGCTGCACACCGCCCACGACGCCGACCGGGTGGCCGTGGTGGAAGCCGGCCGGATTTCCGAGCTGGGCACCCACGACGAGCTCGTGGCACAGAACGGCTCCTATGCCGCGCTGTGGAACTCCTGGCGCCAGGACGCCTGA
- a CDS encoding LLM class flavin-dependent oxidoreductase codes for METTFKKRIGFLSFGHYGTGRGSQTNSAADALHQAVDLSVAAEELGIDGAFFRVHHFARQQAAPFPLMAAIAARTSRIEIGTGVIDMRYENPLYMAEQAAATDLISDGRLQIGVSRGSPEPAANGAADFGYFPADGETVADMARRHTASFRRAISGAGVAEPGEHAYMGVERLLRIEPQSPGLPQRIWWGAGSRATAVWAAQQGMNLMSSTLLTEDTGVPFDQLQAEQIQLFRDEWAAAGHDFTPRVSVSRSVIPVVDDVDQMYFGLRAQADSSDQVGMIDGLLSRFGKSYIGDPAQIAQELAADEAVRSADTLMLTVPNQLGVTYNTKMLENIAKYIAPAIGWEPAAARSDSATLWWRVPQP; via the coding sequence ATGGAAACCACATTCAAGAAGCGCATCGGGTTTTTGTCTTTCGGCCACTACGGCACGGGGCGTGGCTCGCAGACGAACTCGGCCGCTGACGCCCTCCACCAGGCCGTCGACCTCTCCGTCGCCGCGGAGGAGCTTGGCATTGACGGCGCGTTCTTCCGTGTCCACCACTTTGCCCGCCAGCAGGCCGCACCGTTCCCCCTAATGGCCGCCATCGCCGCCCGAACGAGCCGGATTGAGATCGGCACCGGCGTCATTGACATGCGCTATGAAAATCCCCTCTACATGGCCGAGCAGGCCGCCGCCACGGACCTCATCAGTGACGGCAGGCTGCAGATCGGCGTGAGCCGCGGTTCACCCGAGCCCGCTGCCAACGGTGCCGCCGACTTCGGCTACTTTCCCGCCGACGGAGAAACGGTTGCCGACATGGCCCGCCGCCACACGGCGTCGTTCAGGCGCGCGATCAGCGGGGCGGGTGTGGCCGAACCCGGCGAACATGCGTACATGGGAGTGGAGCGACTGCTGCGCATTGAACCGCAGTCGCCCGGATTACCCCAGCGGATTTGGTGGGGCGCCGGCTCGCGGGCCACGGCAGTGTGGGCTGCCCAGCAGGGCATGAACTTGATGAGTTCAACGCTGCTCACCGAAGACACAGGCGTGCCTTTCGACCAGCTTCAGGCCGAGCAGATTCAGCTGTTCCGCGACGAGTGGGCCGCCGCCGGCCATGATTTCACGCCGCGGGTTTCCGTCAGCCGCTCCGTTATTCCGGTCGTGGATGACGTGGACCAGATGTACTTTGGCCTGCGAGCCCAAGCCGACAGTAGCGACCAGGTGGGGATGATCGACGGGCTCCTTTCGCGCTTCGGCAAGAGCTACATCGGCGACCCCGCGCAGATCGCTCAAGAACTGGCGGCCGACGAGGCCGTCCGCTCCGCCGACACTCTCATGCTCACGGTCCCCAACCAGCTCGGAGTCACCTACAACACGAAGATGCTGGAAAACATCGCCAAGTACATTGCGCCGGCGATCGGATGGGAACCGGCCGCCGCCCGATCAGACTCCGCCACCCTTTGGTGGCGCGTGCCGCAACCCTAA
- a CDS encoding response regulator transcription factor has product MLPSPPLAFVVDDEPAMLDIVTFALETQGFIHQSFRAAEACWSAMRHTVPDLVVLDVMLPGVSGITMCQRIKASTQIPVILLTAKGESADRIAGLEADADDYIVKPFHPRELALRAQRLVRRVTDQGQAISAGAFELDPAGDSVCVDSVRVLLTPNEFKVMTALVSQPGKTLGFDRLLLAAWRETDRLGGRQMLKTAVYRLRHKLESAVPGAGECIESVRGFGYRLNIE; this is encoded by the coding sequence ATGCTCCCCAGCCCACCCCTAGCCTTTGTCGTTGACGATGAGCCGGCCATGCTCGACATTGTTACGTTCGCATTGGAAACCCAAGGATTCATACACCAGTCATTCCGCGCGGCTGAGGCGTGCTGGTCAGCCATGAGGCACACCGTGCCGGACCTTGTAGTCCTGGACGTAATGCTCCCGGGAGTCTCGGGCATCACCATGTGCCAGCGCATCAAAGCCAGCACACAGATTCCGGTTATCCTGTTGACTGCAAAGGGCGAAAGCGCAGACCGCATTGCCGGGCTGGAAGCTGATGCGGACGACTACATTGTCAAACCGTTCCATCCGCGGGAATTGGCGCTGCGAGCCCAGCGACTGGTGCGTAGGGTGACCGACCAAGGCCAAGCCATTTCCGCAGGTGCCTTTGAGCTGGATCCGGCAGGCGACAGTGTTTGCGTTGACTCAGTGCGTGTTCTGTTGACACCCAACGAATTCAAGGTGATGACTGCCTTGGTCTCGCAACCAGGTAAAACTCTGGGATTCGACCGACTGCTGCTGGCTGCCTGGCGGGAGACGGATCGTCTCGGTGGGCGCCAAATGCTCAAAACTGCGGTCTACAGGTTGCGGCACAAACTTGAATCAGCAGTACCCGGTGCAGGTGAATGCATTGAGAGCGTCAGAGGTTTCGGCTACCGCCTCAACATTGAGTGA
- a CDS encoding ABC transporter substrate-binding protein: MGRYTRKAAAFFAIGALALTGCGATAAAGGSDDSMTFVCSPQEDWCQLVAAEFTKASGIKADYVRLSGGEAVARLSAAGESPEFDAWFGGGADGHIAAEGEGLIEKFVPENAAQIPDKYKDPEGFWTGVYMGALSFCSNNDVLNKLGVAAPESWSDLLNPKLKKNVAMAHPGTSGTAYQALWSQVMLNDGSKDAAIDYFAKLHSNVLQYSKSGSALGQMAGRGEVGVGVIFAQDCQKFINEGFTQLTTTFPKEGATFEVGAVSLIKNAKHPEAAKKFIEWSLTAEAQDLAATVGTYSVPTNPAAVITDDMVDISKTEMLDADIREMGESRNELTARFDREVAPAPKG, encoded by the coding sequence ATGGGACGGTACACAAGAAAAGCAGCAGCATTCTTTGCCATTGGCGCACTCGCTCTGACTGGGTGTGGGGCCACTGCCGCCGCCGGCGGATCGGATGATTCCATGACGTTTGTCTGCAGCCCGCAGGAGGACTGGTGCCAGCTTGTAGCTGCGGAATTCACCAAGGCCTCCGGAATTAAGGCCGACTATGTCCGCCTCAGTGGCGGTGAAGCAGTGGCGCGGCTGTCTGCTGCAGGGGAGAGCCCAGAATTTGATGCGTGGTTCGGGGGAGGGGCTGATGGCCACATCGCGGCTGAAGGTGAAGGGCTCATTGAGAAGTTCGTGCCAGAAAATGCAGCGCAAATCCCTGATAAGTACAAGGATCCTGAAGGATTTTGGACTGGGGTCTATATGGGTGCCCTGAGCTTTTGCTCCAACAACGATGTGCTGAACAAACTCGGTGTGGCTGCCCCCGAATCCTGGTCAGACCTTCTGAACCCGAAACTGAAGAAGAATGTGGCTATGGCGCACCCCGGCACATCCGGAACCGCCTACCAAGCGCTCTGGAGCCAAGTCATGCTCAATGACGGTAGCAAGGATGCGGCGATTGACTACTTCGCAAAGTTGCACAGCAACGTCCTCCAGTACTCCAAGAGCGGCAGCGCTCTAGGGCAGATGGCCGGTCGAGGAGAGGTTGGTGTGGGTGTGATTTTCGCCCAAGATTGCCAGAAGTTCATCAACGAAGGGTTCACACAGCTGACCACCACCTTCCCGAAGGAAGGCGCCACCTTTGAAGTGGGCGCCGTGTCGTTGATCAAGAACGCAAAGCATCCAGAAGCGGCAAAGAAGTTCATTGAGTGGTCGCTCACCGCCGAAGCCCAAGACTTAGCCGCAACAGTGGGGACCTACAGTGTGCCCACGAACCCGGCAGCAGTCATCACCGATGACATGGTGGACATCTCCAAGACGGAGATGCTCGACGCCGACATTCGCGAAATGGGTGAATCCAGGAACGAACTGACGGCAAGGTTTGACCGGGAAGTCGCGCCTGCGCCCAAGGGATAA
- a CDS encoding ABC transporter ATP-binding protein, with protein sequence MDNLTAAEPISAPVDTAEFSPAHESGHVTLAALTKRYGNRADDPIAVNAVDLQIKAGEFVTLLGPSGCGKTSTLRMIAGFETPSSGQVSVDGVDMVTVAPNKRPMSMVFQSYALFPHLSVRQNVAYGLRLKKTSEKRLREEVDTALTIMNLMPYAERAPHQLSGGQQQRVALARALVMRPKVLLFDEPLSNLDAKLRVQMRNEIRRLQKRLGITSIFVTHDQDEAMTLSDRIVVMNQGRIEQIDVPERVYRRPSSIFVADFIGRANFLDATLLTDPHQGRARVFALGRERDVEVHEDVTLDGEVLLMVRPESVLLTPNPAADSVHGEVGRVLSAIFHGESVEYEVETDSGSIVALVSDPSVSEIFDPMDTVSVGIKTDRGWLLPVAVEA encoded by the coding sequence GTGGACAATCTCACCGCCGCTGAACCAATTTCTGCCCCCGTCGACACAGCCGAATTTTCACCTGCCCACGAAAGTGGGCATGTCACACTCGCGGCGCTGACCAAGCGATACGGCAACCGGGCCGATGATCCCATCGCCGTCAATGCCGTAGATCTACAGATCAAGGCCGGGGAGTTCGTCACTCTGCTTGGGCCATCGGGCTGTGGCAAGACCTCAACTCTCCGCATGATTGCGGGCTTCGAGACTCCCTCTTCAGGGCAAGTCAGCGTGGATGGGGTGGACATGGTCACAGTGGCACCAAATAAGCGGCCCATGTCCATGGTCTTCCAGTCCTATGCACTCTTCCCCCACCTGTCCGTGCGGCAAAACGTGGCTTACGGCCTGAGACTGAAGAAGACATCTGAAAAGCGGCTACGTGAAGAAGTCGACACTGCCCTGACCATCATGAACCTGATGCCGTACGCGGAAAGGGCCCCGCACCAGCTGTCCGGTGGGCAGCAACAGAGGGTGGCCCTTGCCCGGGCCTTGGTCATGAGGCCAAAGGTGCTTTTGTTTGATGAACCGCTCTCCAACTTGGATGCAAAGCTGCGAGTCCAAATGCGCAATGAGATTCGCCGGCTGCAGAAACGACTGGGCATCACCAGCATCTTTGTCACCCATGATCAGGATGAGGCCATGACACTGTCAGACCGCATTGTGGTGATGAATCAGGGGCGGATAGAGCAAATCGATGTGCCGGAACGTGTCTATCGCCGCCCCTCCTCCATTTTTGTGGCGGATTTCATCGGCCGGGCGAACTTTCTGGATGCGACGCTCCTGACGGATCCCCACCAAGGCCGTGCACGAGTGTTCGCCCTGGGCCGAGAACGCGATGTTGAGGTGCATGAGGACGTCACCTTGGACGGTGAGGTCTTGTTGATGGTGCGGCCCGAATCGGTGTTGCTCACACCGAACCCCGCGGCTGACAGTGTCCACGGCGAAGTGGGCCGTGTGCTGAGCGCAATATTCCATGGGGAATCCGTTGAATACGAGGTTGAAACGGACTCCGGCAGCATTGTTGCCCTGGTATCGGACCCCTCAGTCAGCGAAATATTTGACCCCATGGACACGGTGAGCGTTGGCATCAAGACTGACCGGGGTTGGCTGTTGCCGGTGGCTGTGGAGGCTTGA
- a CDS encoding iron ABC transporter permease, with translation MKRGKKGAKDPGVIVLTTIVCAILLMVIGFPLYGLLSSAFAPKGLEVLARMVTDPVNHRIIGNTMLLGLVVGVTGTLVGFLFAYAQVKVKFRGKRALHLLAMIPIVAPPFAVATAVITLFGRNGAVTNGIFGWQADIYGLPGLTLVLSLSFFPVAYMNIRGMLESLDPSLDEAAAGLGASKLRVFFTVTIPMLVPGLAGSFLLLFVESIADLANPLVLGGDYTVLASRAYLAVTGEFNMQAGAAYSLTLMLPALLVFLVQRYWVSRKSVVSITGKPAGATEQISAPSIRIPVLVLVGFLAALIVSIYVTVLAGGFVKVPGVNNEFTLAHYQFVLAGLGSKAMIDTTILALIAAPIAGLLGMLIGWLVVRKLKRASGLIDFVGMLGLAIPGTVLGIGYLITYNKPVNIFGLQVFPALAGGSAILAGAVAIVMVYVARSLPSGQRAAVSALQQIHPAIEEASTSLGADSATTFRKVTLPLIQSALLTGLTFAFARSMTTLSPIIFLTTPGIKIMTSQILAEVDSGRFGNAFAYCTVLIGIVLIVILILNVIIRKVVFRGQSHRR, from the coding sequence TTGAAACGGGGCAAGAAGGGCGCCAAAGATCCCGGCGTCATTGTCTTGACAACAATTGTTTGCGCCATCCTCTTGATGGTCATCGGGTTCCCGCTGTACGGGTTGTTGTCATCAGCCTTCGCGCCGAAGGGCCTTGAAGTCCTGGCACGGATGGTTACCGACCCTGTGAACCACCGAATTATCGGCAACACCATGCTGCTTGGCCTGGTGGTAGGCGTCACAGGCACCCTTGTCGGGTTCCTTTTCGCTTACGCACAGGTGAAGGTCAAGTTTCGTGGCAAGCGGGCGCTGCACCTGCTGGCCATGATCCCGATAGTGGCTCCACCATTTGCCGTGGCCACCGCCGTCATCACGCTCTTTGGGCGCAACGGCGCTGTCACGAACGGGATTTTCGGCTGGCAAGCCGACATCTACGGCCTGCCCGGACTGACACTGGTGTTGTCACTGTCTTTCTTCCCTGTTGCCTACATGAACATCCGGGGGATGCTTGAGAGTCTCGACCCGTCGCTGGACGAGGCGGCCGCCGGACTGGGTGCGAGCAAGCTGCGGGTTTTCTTCACTGTCACCATTCCCATGCTTGTGCCCGGACTTGCCGGATCGTTCCTGCTGTTGTTTGTTGAATCCATCGCAGACCTGGCCAACCCCCTCGTCTTGGGTGGGGACTACACCGTTTTGGCAAGCCGGGCATACCTGGCTGTGACAGGTGAATTCAACATGCAGGCCGGGGCTGCCTATTCGCTGACACTCATGCTGCCAGCCTTGCTGGTCTTCCTAGTGCAGCGATACTGGGTTTCCCGCAAATCCGTAGTATCGATAACAGGCAAGCCGGCTGGGGCAACCGAACAAATCAGCGCCCCCAGCATCAGGATTCCCGTTCTCGTGCTTGTGGGCTTCCTCGCGGCACTCATCGTGTCCATTTACGTCACAGTGTTGGCGGGAGGATTCGTCAAGGTTCCCGGGGTTAACAATGAGTTCACGCTCGCCCACTACCAGTTTGTGCTGGCCGGGCTGGGCTCGAAGGCCATGATTGACACGACCATTTTGGCGCTGATTGCCGCACCCATAGCAGGACTGCTCGGCATGCTGATTGGCTGGCTCGTGGTGCGCAAACTCAAACGGGCCAGCGGCCTGATCGACTTTGTGGGCATGCTGGGGCTTGCCATTCCCGGCACCGTGCTGGGCATTGGTTACCTTATAACCTACAACAAGCCCGTCAATATTTTCGGTCTACAGGTGTTCCCCGCACTCGCCGGCGGATCAGCCATTCTTGCAGGCGCGGTGGCCATTGTGATGGTGTACGTAGCCCGGTCACTGCCATCCGGGCAACGCGCAGCCGTATCGGCGCTGCAGCAGATACACCCGGCGATTGAGGAAGCATCAACCTCCCTTGGAGCCGATTCAGCGACTACGTTCCGCAAGGTCACATTGCCACTTATTCAGTCAGCCCTTCTGACTGGCCTGACATTTGCTTTCGCCAGGTCAATGACCACGCTTTCACCGATCATTTTTCTGACCACGCCGGGGATCAAAATCATGACCTCGCAGATCCTCGCGGAAGTTGACTCGGGGCGTTTTGGCAATGCTTTTGCCTACTGCACCGTCCTGATCGGAATCGTGCTCATTGTCATTCTCATCTTGAACGTCATCATCCGAAAGGTGGTCTTCCGTGGACAATCTCACCGCCGCTGA
- a CDS encoding sensor histidine kinase KdpD, with amino-acid sequence MLRRTNSSDPGDVLLDVRLWRAIGLLPLGLSLLALVVLTLSVMAGFDGRPAPSAVMAAMAAVLALGAAYILVRRRRVDLITNSHLRRLESRRADQVTMLSHEIRTPLAVIKGSAELLAEEGPGPLTPKQHAFVARILDNSERMANLAEQLLTQARIEAGVFEVRPAVVDVRSLMRGIVEDLVHVTDGPIVLDAPGAPVRANVDAELIRQVVTNLVMNAARSNHERTPVQIRLTSGEGQLMVSVSDGGSGMTEQQRDRLFRRFSSGRPLGNGTGIGLFISQQVIELHGGRIFVDTITGGGTTMMFTLPLRE; translated from the coding sequence GTGCTCCGCCGAACTAATTCCAGTGACCCAGGCGACGTCTTGTTGGACGTCAGGCTTTGGCGCGCCATTGGACTGCTTCCGCTCGGGCTAAGTCTCTTGGCGCTAGTCGTCCTGACGCTGTCCGTGATGGCCGGGTTCGACGGACGTCCGGCCCCGAGCGCAGTCATGGCTGCGATGGCAGCTGTTTTGGCCCTCGGTGCTGCCTACATTCTGGTTCGGCGCCGGAGGGTGGACTTGATCACCAACTCGCATCTGCGACGGCTGGAATCCCGCCGCGCAGACCAGGTCACAATGCTTAGCCACGAGATTCGAACACCCCTAGCAGTGATCAAGGGGTCGGCGGAGCTGCTCGCCGAAGAAGGGCCAGGACCACTCACCCCCAAGCAGCATGCCTTTGTTGCGCGGATTCTGGACAACTCCGAACGCATGGCGAATCTGGCCGAACAGCTGCTGACCCAAGCAAGGATAGAGGCTGGGGTTTTTGAAGTTCGGCCGGCCGTGGTTGACGTTCGCAGTTTGATGCGCGGCATCGTTGAAGACTTGGTGCACGTCACCGATGGCCCCATAGTCCTTGATGCTCCGGGTGCGCCGGTGCGTGCCAACGTCGACGCCGAACTTATTCGACAGGTCGTCACGAACCTTGTCATGAACGCCGCACGCAGCAACCACGAACGAACGCCGGTGCAGATTCGGCTCACGTCAGGGGAAGGCCAATTAATGGTCTCCGTCAGTGACGGCGGATCTGGTATGACTGAACAGCAGCGTGATCGGCTCTTCAGGCGCTTCTCCAGCGGCAGGCCCTTGGGGAATGGAACGGGAATTGGGTTGTTCATCTCCCAGCAAGTCATCGAATTGCACGGAGGGCGGATCTTTGTCGACACGATTACAGGGGGAGGAACAACCATGATGTTCACCCTTCCCCTGAGAGAGTAA